Proteins from a genomic interval of Eschrichtius robustus isolate mEscRob2 chromosome 9, mEscRob2.pri, whole genome shotgun sequence:
- the MTFR2 gene encoding mitochondrial fission regulator 2 isoform X3, producing the protein MSFILSILREMLEYFGVPVNQVLQIWENKDYGSARSIVRIIGKILPLEPCPRPNFELIPLLNSVDPANCGSVVPSFADVLYVMNDEEASYLRFRNSIWKNEEEEKIASFHPLQLVEDPLTPALRHNKPTKNDWPESEAAIKKIAALEDELAFLRSQIAAIVGRQELRNSTNSGSLDLKNDRPSGLGQMPSSGTTQLSVEPDSFSSSVFPSPPPPPPPPPQVSSLQPPCSPLVQIASNNICASGNSATEVKKQHPDTRKTNFSHHSKNQKNKDVPNMLDVLKDVNKVKLRAIERSPGGRPIHKRKIQDSPWDPVSLISHALKQKFAFQEEDSFEKENNSWESSPFSSPETSRVRL; encoded by the exons GTTTTGCAGATTTGGGAAAATAAAGACTATGGATCAGCTAGGAGTATTGTTCGTATTATTGGGAAAATTCTTCCTTTAGAACCTTGTCCCAGGCCTAATTTTGAG CTGATCCCACTCTTGAACTCTGTGGACCCAGCTAACTGTGGATCTGTAGTTCCATCTTTTGCTGACGTTTTGTATGTGATGAATGATGAAGAAGCCAGTTATCTCAGATTTCG AAATAGTATATGGAAAaatgaagaagaggagaaaattgCTTCTTTCCATCCTTTGCAACTAGTTGAAGATCCACTGACACCTGCTCTAAGGCataacaaaccaacaaaaaatgaTTGGCCTGAAAGTGAagctgcaattaaaaaaatagctgCCCTTGAAGATGAGCTAGCTTTTCTTCGCTCTCAGATTGCTGCAATTGTGGGAAGGCAAGAACTGAGAAACAGTACAAATTCTG gCTCCTTGGACTTGAAGAATGACAGGCCTAGTGGTTTGGGACAAATGCCATCATCAGGGACTACTCAACTGAGTGTCGAACCAGATTCGTTTTCAAGTTCAGtgtttccctctcctcctcctcctccaccaccgCCTCCTCAGGTTTCTTCTCTACAGCCTCCATGTTCTCCTCTCGTGCAAATAGCATCTAATAATATTTGTGCATCAGGTAATTCAGCAACTGAAGTGAAAAAACAGCACCCAGATACTAGGAAAACCAATTTTAGTCATCattcaaaaaaccagaaaaataaagatgttcCAAACATGTTGGATGTTCTGAAGGATGTGAATAAGGTTAAGCTACGTGCCATTGAAAG gtccccTGGAGGCAGACCcattcataaaaggaaaatacAAGACTCCCCTTGGGATCCAGTGTCTTTAATATCCCATGCACTTAAGCAGAAATTTgcattccaagaagaagattcctttgagaaagaaaataattcttgggagtcttctccattttctaGTCCAGAAACTTCAAGGGTGAGATTATAA
- the MTFR2 gene encoding mitochondrial fission regulator 2 isoform X1, with product MSFILSILREMLEYFGVPVNQVLQIWENKDYGSARSIVRIIGKILPLEPCPRPNFELIPLLNSVDPANCGSVVPSFADVLYVMNDEEASYLRFRNSIWKNEEEEKIASFHPLQLVEDPLTPALRHNKPTKNDWPESEAAIKKIAALEDELAFLRSQIAAIVGRQELRNSTNSGSLDLKNDRPSGLGQMPSSGTTQLSVEPDSFSSSVFPSPPPPPPPPPQVSSLQPPCSPLVQIASNNICASGNSATEVKKQHPDTRKTNFSHHSKNQKNKDVPNMLDVLKDVNKVKLRAIERSPGGRPIHKRKIQDSPWDPVSLISHALKQKFAFQEEDSFEKENNSWESSPFSSPETSRH from the exons GTTTTGCAGATTTGGGAAAATAAAGACTATGGATCAGCTAGGAGTATTGTTCGTATTATTGGGAAAATTCTTCCTTTAGAACCTTGTCCCAGGCCTAATTTTGAG CTGATCCCACTCTTGAACTCTGTGGACCCAGCTAACTGTGGATCTGTAGTTCCATCTTTTGCTGACGTTTTGTATGTGATGAATGATGAAGAAGCCAGTTATCTCAGATTTCG AAATAGTATATGGAAAaatgaagaagaggagaaaattgCTTCTTTCCATCCTTTGCAACTAGTTGAAGATCCACTGACACCTGCTCTAAGGCataacaaaccaacaaaaaatgaTTGGCCTGAAAGTGAagctgcaattaaaaaaatagctgCCCTTGAAGATGAGCTAGCTTTTCTTCGCTCTCAGATTGCTGCAATTGTGGGAAGGCAAGAACTGAGAAACAGTACAAATTCTG gCTCCTTGGACTTGAAGAATGACAGGCCTAGTGGTTTGGGACAAATGCCATCATCAGGGACTACTCAACTGAGTGTCGAACCAGATTCGTTTTCAAGTTCAGtgtttccctctcctcctcctcctccaccaccgCCTCCTCAGGTTTCTTCTCTACAGCCTCCATGTTCTCCTCTCGTGCAAATAGCATCTAATAATATTTGTGCATCAGGTAATTCAGCAACTGAAGTGAAAAAACAGCACCCAGATACTAGGAAAACCAATTTTAGTCATCattcaaaaaaccagaaaaataaagatgttcCAAACATGTTGGATGTTCTGAAGGATGTGAATAAGGTTAAGCTACGTGCCATTGAAAG gtccccTGGAGGCAGACCcattcataaaaggaaaatacAAGACTCCCCTTGGGATCCAGTGTCTTTAATATCCCATGCACTTAAGCAGAAATTTgcattccaagaagaagattcctttgagaaagaaaataattcttgggagtcttctccattttctaGTCCAGAAACTTCAAGG
- the MTFR2 gene encoding mitochondrial fission regulator 2 isoform X2: MSFILSILREMLEYFGVPVNQVLQIWENKDYGSARSIVRIIGKILPLEPCPRPNFELIPLLNSVDPANCGSVVPSFADVLYVMNDEEASYLRFRNSIWKNEEEEKIASFHPLQLVEDPLTPALRHNKPTKNDWPESEAAIKKIAALEDELAFLRSQIAAIVGRQELRNSTNSGNSATEVKKQHPDTRKTNFSHHSKNQKNKDVPNMLDVLKDVNKVKLRAIERSPGGRPIHKRKIQDSPWDPVSLISHALKQKFAFQEEDSFEKENNSWESSPFSSPETSRVRL; this comes from the exons GTTTTGCAGATTTGGGAAAATAAAGACTATGGATCAGCTAGGAGTATTGTTCGTATTATTGGGAAAATTCTTCCTTTAGAACCTTGTCCCAGGCCTAATTTTGAG CTGATCCCACTCTTGAACTCTGTGGACCCAGCTAACTGTGGATCTGTAGTTCCATCTTTTGCTGACGTTTTGTATGTGATGAATGATGAAGAAGCCAGTTATCTCAGATTTCG AAATAGTATATGGAAAaatgaagaagaggagaaaattgCTTCTTTCCATCCTTTGCAACTAGTTGAAGATCCACTGACACCTGCTCTAAGGCataacaaaccaacaaaaaatgaTTGGCCTGAAAGTGAagctgcaattaaaaaaatagctgCCCTTGAAGATGAGCTAGCTTTTCTTCGCTCTCAGATTGCTGCAATTGTGGGAAGGCAAGAACTGAGAAACAGTACAAATTCTG GTAATTCAGCAACTGAAGTGAAAAAACAGCACCCAGATACTAGGAAAACCAATTTTAGTCATCattcaaaaaaccagaaaaataaagatgttcCAAACATGTTGGATGTTCTGAAGGATGTGAATAAGGTTAAGCTACGTGCCATTGAAAG gtccccTGGAGGCAGACCcattcataaaaggaaaatacAAGACTCCCCTTGGGATCCAGTGTCTTTAATATCCCATGCACTTAAGCAGAAATTTgcattccaagaagaagattcctttgagaaagaaaataattcttgggagtcttctccattttctaGTCCAGAAACTTCAAGGGTGAGATTATAA